From Psychrobacillus sp. FSL K6-2836, a single genomic window includes:
- the hemH gene encoding ferrochelatase → MMKKTMGLLVMAYGTPYSEADIERYYTHIRHGRKPSDEQLADLTGRYEAIGGISPLAKITESQARGLCDRLNELQDEIEFKLYIGLKHIEPYLEDAVAEMHKDGITEAVSMVLAPHFSTFSIKSYNGRIKEEAEKLGNLKITSIESWYDEPKFIQYWSDKVSAAFAEMTEEQREKACLIVSAHSLPEKIKELGDPYPDQLQETADLIAGEAGVKNYAVGWQSAGQTPEPWIGPDVQDLTRELHEQKGYTTFVYTPVGFVAEHLEVLYDNDYECKVVCDDIGATYVRPEMPNAQAQFVDAMADVVLKHLK, encoded by the coding sequence ATGATGAAAAAAACAATGGGATTATTAGTAATGGCGTACGGAACCCCATACTCAGAAGCGGATATTGAACGATATTATACACATATCAGACATGGTCGTAAACCAAGTGATGAGCAACTAGCTGATTTAACTGGTCGTTATGAAGCAATAGGCGGGATCTCACCGCTTGCTAAAATCACAGAAAGCCAAGCAAGAGGATTGTGCGACCGTTTAAATGAATTACAAGATGAAATTGAATTCAAGCTATATATTGGCTTAAAGCATATTGAACCTTACTTAGAAGATGCAGTAGCAGAAATGCACAAAGATGGCATCACAGAAGCAGTATCAATGGTATTAGCACCTCATTTCTCAACATTCTCTATTAAGTCCTATAATGGTCGTATTAAAGAGGAAGCAGAAAAGCTTGGCAACTTAAAAATTACTTCAATTGAAAGCTGGTATGATGAACCAAAATTCATCCAGTACTGGAGCGATAAAGTAAGTGCAGCATTTGCAGAAATGACTGAGGAGCAACGCGAAAAGGCATGCTTAATCGTATCTGCTCACTCACTACCAGAAAAAATTAAAGAACTAGGCGATCCATATCCAGACCAATTGCAAGAAACAGCAGACTTAATTGCCGGAGAAGCAGGCGTGAAAAACTACGCAGTCGGCTGGCAAAGTGCTGGACAGACTCCTGAGCCTTGGATTGGTCCGGACGTTCAAGATTTAACACGTGAATTACACGAACAAAAGGGATATACTACATTTGTTTACACTCCAGTAGGATTCGTAGCAGAACATTTAGAAGTTCTTTATGACAATGACTACGAATGTAAAGTAGTATGTGATGATATCGGAGCGACATATGTACGCCCTGAAATGCCAAATGCACAGGCCCAATTTGTCGACGCAATGGCTGATGTCGTTTTAAAACATTTGAAATAA
- a CDS encoding HIT family protein has translation MSECIFCKIIDGSIPSAKIYEDEHVYAFMDIMPLTKGHTLIIPKNHKENVYDLSEEEASNLFKVVPKIASVLKESFGPVGMNLLNNNGAPAGQSVFHFHLHFIPRYDQTDGFRPTWITKEKTFTPEIIQNLAVELYEKLKK, from the coding sequence ATGAGTGAATGTATTTTTTGTAAAATAATCGATGGTTCTATCCCAAGTGCGAAAATCTATGAAGACGAACATGTTTATGCTTTTATGGATATAATGCCACTAACAAAAGGTCATACGCTAATTATTCCAAAAAATCACAAAGAGAACGTCTATGATTTATCCGAAGAAGAAGCTAGTAACTTGTTTAAGGTTGTCCCAAAAATAGCAAGTGTACTAAAAGAGAGCTTCGGTCCAGTAGGCATGAACCTATTAAATAATAATGGTGCACCTGCAGGGCAAAGCGTGTTCCATTTCCATTTACACTTTATCCCACGCTACGATCAAACTGATGGATTCCGTCCAACTTGGATTACGAAAGAGAAAACATTTACTCCTGAGATCATTCAAAATTTAGCAGTAGAATTATATGAAAAATTGAAGAAGTAA
- a CDS encoding sensor histidine kinase: protein MKKLSVKIWMLLLLFIAITVVFLVIFTNFLYEELYVEDTEISMTKVAENLQSTYKGGAVTNEFIKQTEDFNRFSDVEVFTVRNPRELSACLPFDIDYETLIGPEERAELISGEAVIKRGYERRFNREVVSVIYPLVDENRLEGIIYVYVPLTKMTEMASKDVIFLLITVSLLLLIMAWISLKTLQKVLVPLDKLKVAANEMASGKYETRVEVKSSDEIGELAKTFNQMATSIQQEDEKKRDFLSIVSHELRTPISYIKGYGEAFEQELVPEEKKKEVYALIVQEANRMQKLTNDLLTVARSEQNHDIDMSPLVLSEVVREVLQLVKSLADKKQIRFTVTIDEETILKADEQMTKQILINILENAIHYSPISSTITIENEIAKNETTIHIKDEGCGIAPEHLAHITERFYRVNKARSRADGGTGLGLSIASQLIEMQKGRLVFTSEVEKGTAVYIILPIWEDSFL, encoded by the coding sequence ATGAAAAAGCTATCCGTAAAAATTTGGATGCTGCTTCTTTTATTCATAGCTATTACTGTTGTGTTCTTAGTAATATTCACTAATTTTCTATATGAGGAACTGTATGTAGAGGATACAGAAATCTCCATGACGAAGGTTGCAGAAAATTTACAAAGTACGTACAAGGGTGGAGCAGTTACAAATGAGTTCATCAAACAAACAGAAGACTTCAATCGTTTTTCAGACGTAGAAGTTTTTACTGTTCGAAACCCTCGGGAACTCAGTGCTTGCCTGCCATTTGATATAGACTATGAGACATTGATAGGACCTGAAGAACGCGCTGAGCTTATTAGTGGTGAAGCGGTTATTAAACGTGGTTATGAGAGAAGGTTTAATCGGGAAGTTGTATCCGTTATTTATCCGTTAGTTGATGAAAATAGGCTGGAAGGCATTATTTATGTATATGTACCTTTAACGAAAATGACGGAAATGGCTTCGAAGGATGTAATTTTTCTATTGATAACTGTATCACTTCTACTCCTAATAATGGCGTGGATCAGTTTGAAGACATTGCAAAAAGTTCTTGTTCCGTTAGATAAACTTAAAGTAGCTGCCAATGAAATGGCATCTGGGAAATATGAAACGCGAGTAGAAGTAAAATCCTCTGATGAAATAGGAGAGCTTGCAAAAACCTTTAACCAAATGGCAACGTCTATTCAACAGGAGGACGAGAAGAAAAGAGATTTCTTATCTATTGTCTCTCATGAGCTACGTACGCCAATAAGTTATATAAAAGGATATGGTGAAGCATTTGAACAGGAGCTCGTTCCAGAGGAAAAGAAAAAAGAGGTTTATGCACTTATTGTACAAGAGGCTAATCGTATGCAGAAACTGACAAATGATTTGCTCACAGTAGCACGTTCTGAACAGAATCACGATATTGATATGTCTCCATTAGTATTATCGGAGGTTGTTCGCGAGGTATTGCAGTTAGTAAAATCATTGGCAGACAAGAAGCAAATTCGGTTTACTGTTACAATAGACGAGGAAACAATTCTAAAAGCGGATGAGCAGATGACCAAACAAATATTGATCAATATTTTAGAAAATGCTATTCACTACTCGCCTATTTCATCCACTATAACTATAGAAAATGAAATAGCTAAAAACGAAACAACTATTCATATTAAAGATGAAGGCTGTGGAATTGCACCAGAGCATTTAGCGCATATTACTGAAAGATTTTATCGTGTCAATAAAGCGAGAAGTCGTGCAGACGGGGGAACTGGTCTTGGGTTATCTATTGCTTCTCAACTTATCGAAATGCAAAAAGGTAGACTAGTATTCACAAGTGAAGTAGAAAAAGGAACTGCCGTTTATATAATATTACCAATTTGGGAGGATTCATTTTTATGA
- a CDS encoding antibiotic biosynthesis monooxygenase family protein, whose product MNLYMTSGTPEFMQSIKKKYQKEELFLLHGTGNSVLIHETSNKTVFQVPRKYEILESAGQFSHKGYFVLHNIPLSDEGKSIFEYKYTNLSPTAQNEPGFIALRVLKPIKSDTYIIMSEWSGPSSYEVWEKSVDLDFSIVADKQNLFTSAPYISTYQSTQEEEAI is encoded by the coding sequence ATGAATTTATATATGACATCCGGTACACCGGAGTTTATGCAATCCATAAAAAAGAAATACCAGAAAGAAGAGCTCTTCTTATTACACGGGACTGGTAACTCTGTCCTTATCCACGAAACATCTAACAAGACCGTTTTTCAAGTGCCAAGAAAATACGAAATTTTAGAGTCTGCTGGACAGTTCTCTCATAAAGGTTACTTCGTCCTTCACAATATACCCCTTTCAGATGAAGGGAAATCCATATTTGAATATAAATATACAAATTTAAGTCCAACCGCTCAAAATGAACCTGGATTTATCGCTCTTAGAGTTCTTAAACCTATCAAATCCGATACATATATCATTATGTCGGAATGGTCTGGTCCAAGCAGCTACGAAGTATGGGAAAAATCAGTCGATCTAGACTTTAGTATAGTTGCGGATAAACAAAATCTATTCACAAGCGCACCGTACATCTCAACTTATCAATCCACACAAGAAGAGGAAGCTATTTAA
- the hemE gene encoding uroporphyrinogen decarboxylase has product MTKFNDTLLRAARGEQVDHTPVWFMRQAGRSQPEYRKIKEKYSLEQITHEPELCAYVTRLPVENYNVDAAILYKDIVTPLVGIGVDVKIKNGVGPVISNPIRTVQDVENLGDLSPEDDVPFVLDTIKLLTTEQLNVPLIGFAGAPFTLASYMIEGGPSKSYNKTKAFMVSEPQAWFALMDKLADMIIVYIKAQVKAGAKAIQIFDSWVGALNVADYRIFIKPVMTRIFTELRETGVPLITFGVGASHLAMEWHDLPVDVVGIDWRLSIEEARAKGLTKPLMGNLDPSYLIGGWEEIEKRAKIIVEQGVAQPGHIFNLGHGVFPEVDPDTLKRLTSFVHDYSKELIAAKSN; this is encoded by the coding sequence ATGACTAAATTTAACGATACACTCCTTCGCGCGGCACGAGGAGAGCAAGTAGATCACACGCCAGTTTGGTTTATGAGGCAAGCTGGAAGATCACAACCTGAATATCGAAAAATAAAAGAAAAATACTCTTTAGAACAAATTACGCATGAGCCTGAATTATGTGCTTATGTTACACGTTTACCAGTAGAAAATTATAACGTTGATGCAGCAATTTTGTATAAAGATATTGTAACACCGCTTGTTGGAATAGGCGTAGATGTAAAGATTAAAAATGGAGTTGGGCCTGTAATTTCAAATCCAATCCGTACAGTTCAAGATGTAGAGAACTTAGGGGATTTATCTCCTGAAGATGATGTGCCATTTGTATTGGATACGATAAAACTATTAACGACTGAACAGCTCAATGTTCCATTAATCGGATTTGCAGGGGCTCCATTCACTCTTGCTAGTTATATGATTGAAGGGGGACCTTCTAAAAGCTATAACAAAACGAAAGCATTTATGGTATCAGAGCCACAAGCTTGGTTTGCGCTAATGGACAAGCTTGCTGATATGATTATTGTATACATTAAAGCACAGGTTAAAGCTGGGGCGAAGGCTATTCAAATATTTGATTCGTGGGTTGGAGCTTTAAATGTAGCGGATTACCGTATTTTCATCAAACCGGTGATGACACGTATTTTCACGGAGCTTCGTGAAACAGGCGTGCCGCTTATTACATTCGGTGTCGGTGCTAGCCACTTAGCAATGGAATGGCATGACCTTCCTGTAGATGTGGTTGGGATAGATTGGCGTTTATCTATAGAAGAAGCCCGTGCAAAAGGACTTACGAAGCCATTGATGGGGAATTTAGATCCATCTTATCTAATTGGTGGCTGGGAAGAGATTGAAAAGCGTGCGAAAATTATTGTAGAGCAAGGTGTGGCACAGCCAGGACATATCTTTAACCTAGGACATGGGGTGTTCCCTGAAGTAGATCCAGACACACTTAAACGTTTAACTTCCTTTGTTCATGATTATAGTAAAGAACTAATCGCAGCAAAATCAAACTAA
- a CDS encoding response regulator transcription factor, with translation MTTILVVDDEREMRKLVELHLHQAGHHVLHAENGESAIELVQTSKVDLILLDVMMPDMSGFEVCKEIRTFSSVPIIFLTALDAKTDLVKGLKLGGDDYVIKPFTAIELMARINAIFRRAGIYTTNEQQKAGVIEHDLIGRQISVNQEKIQLTLKEYELLHIFMKYEGKAFSREQLLERIWGIEYEGGTRTVDTHIKTLRLKLGEQAGKYIETVWGIGYRFEVVE, from the coding sequence ATGACTACTATATTAGTCGTAGATGATGAACGAGAAATGCGCAAGTTAGTTGAACTGCATTTACATCAGGCGGGTCATCATGTACTTCATGCGGAAAATGGAGAATCCGCAATTGAACTAGTACAAACCTCCAAGGTAGATTTAATACTCCTAGATGTGATGATGCCTGACATGAGTGGGTTTGAAGTTTGTAAGGAGATTCGAACGTTTTCTTCCGTACCGATTATATTTCTAACAGCGTTAGATGCTAAGACGGATTTAGTTAAAGGCTTAAAGCTTGGCGGGGATGATTATGTCATTAAACCTTTCACTGCAATTGAATTAATGGCACGTATAAATGCCATATTCCGCAGAGCTGGTATTTATACAACAAATGAGCAACAAAAAGCAGGAGTTATTGAACATGATCTAATAGGTAGACAAATTTCAGTTAATCAGGAAAAAATCCAACTGACGTTAAAGGAATATGAACTGCTTCATATATTTATGAAATACGAAGGGAAAGCTTTTTCCAGGGAGCAGTTATTAGAACGAATTTGGGGAATAGAATATGAAGGTGGAACTCGTACTGTTGATACGCATATTAAAACACTTCGTCTGAAGCTCGGAGAACAGGCAGGGAAATATATTGAGACAGTGTGGGGTATTGGATATCGCTTTGAGGTTGTCGAATGA
- a CDS encoding ABC transporter ATP-binding protein: MTVLEVKDVTGGYTRKPVLHDLNFSIEKGELVGLIGLNGAGKSTTIKHIIGTMNALKGEIRLNGKTLKEDPALYRSSFSYIPETPVLYEELTLKEHLQLTAMAYNLDESVFEARKEALLKEFRMEKRLNWFPAHFSKGMRQKVMIMCAFLVNPALFIIDEPFVGLDPLGIQSLLDQMKSRKEDGASVLMSTHILTTAEKYCDRILLLHNGKIRAQGTMDDLRAAFQMPDATLDDLYIEMTKEQQNEQFA; encoded by the coding sequence ATGACTGTATTAGAAGTCAAAGACGTAACAGGTGGTTATACTAGAAAGCCTGTTTTACATGATTTAAACTTTTCAATTGAAAAGGGAGAGCTAGTAGGATTAATCGGGTTAAATGGTGCGGGGAAAAGTACAACCATCAAACATATTATTGGAACAATGAATGCATTAAAGGGTGAGATTCGACTTAATGGTAAAACGTTGAAAGAGGATCCGGCACTATATCGTTCATCTTTTTCCTATATACCTGAAACGCCTGTACTCTATGAAGAGTTAACTTTAAAGGAACATCTACAGCTAACTGCTATGGCCTATAATTTAGATGAATCTGTTTTTGAAGCAAGAAAAGAGGCCCTTTTAAAAGAGTTCCGGATGGAAAAAAGGTTGAATTGGTTTCCGGCACACTTCTCTAAAGGAATGAGACAAAAGGTAATGATTATGTGTGCGTTTCTAGTGAATCCAGCATTATTCATTATCGATGAACCGTTTGTAGGGCTTGATCCTTTAGGTATTCAATCATTATTAGATCAGATGAAATCAAGAAAAGAAGATGGAGCATCCGTATTAATGTCTACACATATATTGACTACAGCAGAAAAATACTGTGATCGTATCCTTCTATTGCATAATGGGAAAATTCGAGCGCAAGGGACAATGGATGATCTACGAGCGGCATTTCAAATGCCCGATGCAACACTGGATGATCTTTATATCGAAATGACGAAGGAACAGCAAAATGAACAATTTGCGTGA
- a CDS encoding ABC transporter permease, giving the protein MNNLREVWSKRFVFYINELQKYLKYIISGHIAIVIVFVIGAAGYTYSEWLNTAPRDFPAFLVVSFIVSILIALSTPVTLMKKADSVYFLPLETKLGEYLKLALTWTFFSSIVVPLAALVVSIPLLTRIAGSTSGEILYFFGAILIWKYWSIQTEFQYRWASNGKNVWVDYFMRMILLFAGLYFLLSGSYLFLLAVVIIQVLYLIAWKKKKAEVPFPFDHFIDVEQARMMRFYRFANYFTDVPHIQGMTKRRKWLDILYKFAPYEQKNTQFYLVLRTFVRTNDYFYLWVRLTALAIVGSIFIPFPIVAIIFTSALSFATVIQLRQSLSSGYEFRMDLLFPIDEGTRKKANNRLIRIIQLIQAILVLVVILVKAGFIMDLILIPIMMIIVSELTLRVSKL; this is encoded by the coding sequence ATGAACAATTTGCGTGAAGTATGGAGTAAACGGTTTGTATTTTATATTAATGAACTGCAAAAATACTTGAAGTATATTATTTCTGGGCATATTGCAATTGTTATTGTATTCGTAATAGGTGCTGCAGGGTATACGTATAGTGAATGGTTAAATACAGCTCCAAGGGATTTTCCCGCCTTTTTAGTTGTTTCCTTCATAGTCAGTATTTTAATAGCGTTAAGTACGCCAGTTACGTTGATGAAAAAAGCGGATAGTGTTTACTTTCTTCCATTAGAAACTAAATTAGGCGAATATTTAAAACTCGCCCTTACATGGACATTCTTTTCGTCCATCGTTGTACCATTAGCGGCGTTAGTCGTTTCGATACCATTATTAACAAGAATAGCAGGATCCACATCAGGGGAAATTTTGTATTTCTTCGGTGCAATCCTTATATGGAAGTATTGGAGTATACAAACGGAGTTCCAATATCGATGGGCATCCAATGGTAAAAATGTTTGGGTAGATTACTTTATGAGAATGATATTATTGTTCGCAGGTTTATACTTTTTACTGAGCGGTAGCTATTTATTTTTACTTGCAGTCGTTATTATTCAAGTACTGTATTTAATAGCTTGGAAGAAGAAAAAAGCAGAAGTACCATTTCCTTTTGATCATTTCATTGATGTGGAGCAGGCACGGATGATGCGATTTTATCGTTTTGCTAATTATTTTACGGATGTTCCGCATATTCAGGGTATGACAAAGCGAAGAAAATGGCTTGATATTCTGTACAAATTTGCACCTTATGAACAAAAAAATACACAATTCTATTTAGTTTTACGTACGTTTGTCCGTACGAATGATTACTTTTATTTGTGGGTTCGCCTTACAGCACTTGCGATTGTTGGATCTATTTTCATCCCGTTTCCGATCGTTGCGATTATTTTTACTAGTGCACTGTCATTTGCTACGGTAATTCAACTGCGCCAGTCCTTATCGTCGGGATATGAATTCCGAATGGATCTGCTGTTTCCTATTGATGAAGGAACGCGAAAAAAAGCAAATAACCGCTTAATCCGAATTATCCAATTGATTCAGGCAATCCTTGTACTGGTCGTAATCCTAGTAAAAGCTGGGTTTATAATGGATTTAATCCTTATTCCGATTATGATGATAATTGTTTCTGAATTGACTTTACGAGTTAGTAAGTTATAG
- a CDS encoding tryptophan transporter — protein sequence MNTKNLVLMALLVGVGAVLYIIIPGINGGMKPDFMLTMMFIGILLFPNVKSTFLLGISTGVISGLFSTFPGGFVPNIIDKAVTAFVFLGLVLLLSKLANKVAVGVVLTAIGTLISGTVFLSSAIFVFGAGAIFQELFVIVVLPAIAINAIAFFIIYPIIVNLIKRTNFDTALTA from the coding sequence ATGAATACGAAGAATTTAGTTTTAATGGCCCTATTAGTAGGTGTTGGAGCAGTTCTTTACATTATTATCCCAGGTATTAATGGTGGGATGAAACCAGATTTTATGCTTACGATGATGTTTATAGGAATACTTTTATTCCCTAATGTGAAGAGTACTTTTTTGTTAGGTATTTCAACAGGAGTTATATCAGGGTTGTTTTCTACCTTCCCAGGAGGATTCGTTCCAAATATCATTGATAAAGCAGTAACAGCCTTTGTTTTTTTAGGACTTGTTTTATTATTAAGCAAGTTGGCAAATAAAGTTGCAGTTGGCGTAGTTCTGACAGCAATCGGAACTCTAATATCAGGTACAGTTTTCCTATCATCTGCAATTTTTGTATTCGGTGCAGGTGCAATTTTCCAAGAATTATTCGTGATTGTAGTACTTCCAGCAATTGCTATCAATGCAATAGCATTCTTTATCATCTATCCGATTATCGTAAATTTGATCAAACGTACTAATTTTGACACTGCACTTACAGCTTAA
- a CDS encoding YtxH domain-containing protein, with translation MKLAPLFCGLATGLLVGASAVLMTTPKSGMEVRSSFKASSNDFRDKLSDIKLQLANVKNSINNLTNSSKEVVPSTIEDIKSSIAQWKNETAPLQAQLQAEISSIQEAMTELEKKLPKKQEETV, from the coding sequence ATGAAACTAGCACCATTATTTTGCGGCCTTGCAACTGGTCTACTAGTTGGGGCATCTGCAGTACTTATGACCACTCCAAAATCAGGTATGGAAGTTCGATCTTCCTTTAAGGCTTCCTCCAATGATTTTCGAGACAAGCTTTCCGACATAAAGCTTCAACTAGCAAATGTGAAAAATTCGATAAACAACTTAACGAATTCTTCAAAAGAAGTAGTTCCTAGTACAATTGAAGACATTAAATCTAGTATTGCCCAATGGAAAAATGAAACTGCCCCTCTACAAGCCCAGCTTCAGGCAGAAATTTCATCTATTCAAGAAGCAATGACAGAGCTAGAAAAGAAATTACCAAAAAAACAAGAAGAAACAGTTTAA
- a CDS encoding FixH family protein encodes MKKTLAVLAIATMTLAGCGDKDATESNATHHNEGTLEEVVVDIQTAETLSVDDVVLSAKVTQSDEAVDDATVEFEVWESGLREEGHMVEGNLTEDGVYEANYSFDHDGVYYMFAHTNARGLHVMPKQELIVGEPDMSKVIPDESDDSMSHMNHE; translated from the coding sequence ATGAAAAAAACATTAGCAGTACTTGCAATAGCAACAATGACACTAGCAGGGTGTGGGGATAAAGATGCAACAGAGAGTAACGCAACACATCATAATGAAGGTACACTAGAAGAAGTGGTAGTAGACATCCAAACGGCAGAAACACTATCCGTAGATGATGTTGTATTATCTGCAAAAGTAACACAATCGGATGAAGCTGTAGATGATGCAACCGTTGAATTTGAAGTGTGGGAATCAGGCTTGCGTGAGGAAGGTCATATGGTAGAGGGAAATTTAACCGAGGATGGCGTGTATGAAGCGAATTATTCATTTGATCATGATGGAGTCTATTATATGTTTGCCCATACAAATGCAAGGGGACTTCATGTTATGCCGAAGCAGGAACTGATTGTTGGAGAACCGGATATGAGTAAAGTGATCCCGGATGAAAGTGATGATTCAATGAGTCATATGAATCATGAATAA
- a CDS encoding TetR/AcrR family transcriptional regulator, which yields MDRRQEILEAATKSFSLFGYKATTMEQIAKIANVGKGTIYTFFENKEVLFQEIVLRIIAEMKQEATKVIKEDASFQENAYAALMKMLEFRDTHQLFAKIIAEEQEWRTPAVKQVKAQIEQAIVSFIKQKIDKYMNLGEVRQVNSELVAYLLLKGYLAFVNDWNLTHEKPLTEQEITDFFQDTIFHSLII from the coding sequence ATGGATCGTAGGCAGGAAATATTAGAGGCTGCGACAAAATCTTTTTCTCTTTTTGGCTATAAAGCTACTACGATGGAGCAAATAGCTAAAATAGCGAATGTTGGGAAAGGGACAATCTACACTTTTTTTGAAAATAAAGAAGTCCTTTTTCAGGAAATTGTCCTTCGCATTATTGCTGAGATGAAACAAGAAGCGACAAAAGTGATTAAAGAAGATGCTTCTTTCCAAGAAAATGCGTATGCAGCCTTGATGAAAATGCTAGAATTCCGGGATACTCATCAATTGTTTGCTAAAATTATTGCGGAAGAACAGGAATGGAGAACGCCAGCGGTAAAGCAGGTGAAGGCGCAAATAGAGCAAGCCATTGTTTCTTTTATCAAACAGAAGATTGATAAGTATATGAATCTAGGAGAAGTTCGCCAGGTAAATAGTGAACTAGTTGCATATTTACTATTAAAAGGGTATTTGGCGTTTGTTAACGACTGGAATTTAACTCATGAAAAACCTTTAACAGAACAGGAAATTACAGACTTTTTTCAAGACACTATTTTCCATAGTCTCATTATTTGA
- a CDS encoding HTH-type transcriptional regulator Hpr codes for MADQFYTMKEAMLYSQRIAQLSKALWKAVEKDWQAWIKPYDLNINEHHILWISYHLQGATISDIAKFGVMHVSTAFNFSKKLEERGLLSFSKRETDKRNTYVDVTKKGKVLLEEMYENYHTTPHAVLEGSLPIKELYGKFPDFMDVTAVIRNVYGDDFMDIFEKSLKNIEDTFSSKGE; via the coding sequence ATGGCAGATCAATTTTATACGATGAAAGAGGCAATGCTCTATAGTCAGCGGATAGCGCAACTATCTAAAGCACTTTGGAAAGCAGTAGAAAAAGATTGGCAAGCATGGATAAAACCTTATGACTTAAATATTAATGAACATCATATTTTATGGATATCATATCACCTACAAGGTGCAACTATTTCTGATATAGCAAAGTTTGGAGTAATGCATGTCTCGACAGCATTTAATTTTTCTAAAAAACTAGAAGAACGTGGGCTACTTTCTTTTTCTAAAAGAGAGACAGATAAGCGTAATACGTATGTAGATGTAACAAAAAAAGGGAAAGTACTTTTAGAAGAAATGTATGAAAATTACCATACTACTCCACACGCAGTACTGGAGGGGTCTCTTCCTATTAAAGAGCTTTATGGGAAATTTCCAGATTTCATGGATGTAACGGCAGTCATTCGCAATGTTTATGGAGATGATTTCATGGATATTTTCGAAAAATCTTTAAAAAATATAGAGGATACATTCAGTTCCAAAGGTGAATAA